Part of the Henckelia pumila isolate YLH828 chromosome 2, ASM3356847v2, whole genome shotgun sequence genome is shown below.
CCAAATACCCACATGATTTTAGCCAATGAAGGCTAGCCACGATGTACCCTGTTTGCAGCATCGATTTTTTTCCTGATCACTGAGTTCATATTTATCTTTTGaataaaacacacacacaatcGAATTTTTTTCTTACCCAAACCTCTTACTCCCTCACTATTGATTTTCCGACCAGGAAGGTACAAAGCAGAGTCCAAAGTCGGGTTTACTAGAGACACGTTTTCGACCACCAACCGGCCGAAGACTCGATTAAAACGTGGTTAATTTATCAAAGATCATCGGCACCGTTGATTTTAATCGACGCCCGAaccaaattataataataattaattaattacttataattataataattataaagGGAAAGAGCAAAGAAAGAGGTCGAGAATTCGAGATCCTTCTACCGAAATACAACAAACCCCCAACCAGTCTTAAAATTCAACGGCCAGGATACGTTTGTTTCTCAATCTCTACCGTGGAACAGCACTATATATAGAAAAGCCATATTCGCTTGCATTATTCCAACTCTTGTTTCTACCTCCGAAGAACTCATCTCAGTTTCTCGATCTGGTTGCTTGTTTGGTCAATTGATTCGATACTAGGTGTTTGTGATTGAGATCGACGATGTTTGGGAGGGCGCCGAAGAAAAGTGACAATTCGAGGTATTACGAGATTCTCGGGGTGCCCAAAACTGCGACGCCTGATGATTTGAAGAAGGCGTACAAAAAAGCGGCTATTAAAAATCATCCTGATAAGGGAGGTGATCCCGAGAAGGTAATTACGCTCAATTCCTTTCGCTGATCTAGATTTTGCTGGTGTTTTCTGGTAATTGAGTTAGATATTGATACGGTGGATTCAATTGTGATTTCGATTTACATGAGATTGTTGTACTTGGTTATTGACTGATTTTTAAGGGGAGACGTGATCTCTGAGTGAcgaaaggtttttttttttttccgttgATTGGCTTTGGATCTTAAATATACTAGTTTGCGGGTTTGGCAGTTGCGGTGTTATGCATATTAAAACTTGTGATTGTTTGTGGAGAAGGATGTATGTtgattgaatttttatatagcAGCAGTAACGCACTTGCCTTCATgtcaggattctggcaaatgTTATCGTCAGTAATAACTTCATGTGTTTTTTGCCTTTGCTTAGAGAGATGCCGTGTTTTGGATCTATTTGCCATGCGGTGTGTAGCTTGTGCTCTTTTATGCTATAGTTTTCTCTTGCTTGTTGCGTCATGTGATTCAAATTTTGATGTTATCTCAGCTTCTCTGTAAGCtgttcttttaaaaattatgtttttttttgttgggaTTGGATCCTAATGATGTGGGTTTAACGATGCAGTTCAAGGAGCTTGCTCATGCTTATGAGGTGCTCAGTGATCCTGAAAAACGTGAAATATACGATCAATATGGTGAGGATGCGCTGAAAGAAGGAATGGGAGGCGGCGGCGGCATGCATGACCCATTTGACATCTTCTCATCCTTCTTTGGTGGGAGCCCATTTGGAGGTTGGGGGACATTTTGATGCACATTGATTTGACACTTGCGTTATTGCTTTAATTGGCTGCTTATCTTTTCGTAAACGCTTGTTTTGTTGGTACCAGGGGGTGGTAGCAGCAGAGGTCGAAGGCAAAGAAGGGGTGAGGATGTGGTGCATCCGCTGAAGGTGTCTCTTGAGGAGCTTTATGCTGGAACAACTAAGAAGCTTTCTTTATCCCGAAATGTACTATGCTCGAAATGTAATGGGTAGGGGTTCACCCTTTCTTTGCGTTTGAGTGTGTTGCGGTGGATTTTTCGTTGGTTGCAGAGTTAAATTCTTCCTATCTTGTTTTTTAGCTCACCTGTTAATTTTCAAATTCTGCAGTAAAGGATCAAAATCAGGAGCTTCAATGAAGTGCACAGGGTGTCAAGGATCTGGTATGAAGGTCACAATTAGGCAACTTGGGCCTGGAATGATTCAGCAAATGCAGCATCCTTGTAATGAATGCAAAGGCACTGGAGAGTCTATCAATGATAAAGATCGTTGCCCCCAGTGCAAAGGTGAGAAGGTTGTTCAGGAGAAGAAGGTCTTGGAAGTTCATGTTGAAAAGGGCATGCAGAACGGACAGAAAGTGACATTTCCTGGGGAAGCTGATGAGGCGGTATGTTGGCATAGTCCTCTGTTCTTTAGTAGGATTATATTCTAGTTGAATTTACAGAATTAAAATGTTCTCAAATTGGTGTTTCCATTGCAGCCTGACACGGTCACTGGAGACATAGTATTTGTGCTCCAGCAGAAAGAGCATCCTAAATTCAAGAGAAAGGGTGACGACCTTTTTGTTGAACACACACTTTCTCTGACTGAGGCATTGTGTGGATTTCAATTTGTATTAACTCACTTGGACAGTAGACAGCTACTTATCAAATCACTACCTGGAGAGGTCGTGAAGCCAGGTAACATATTCGTCATACGCTCTGCTTCAATAACAATCAATTTACTGGTTTATACGCTCTATTCACACAGCTTCTATTTACCCATAATATTCTTTCAGGTTCTTACAAGGCGATCAATGATGAAGGAATGCCTATGTATCAAAGGCCATTTGTTCGGGGTAAACTTTATATTCATTTCAACGTTGAGTTCCCAGATACGCTAAATCTAGATCAAGTTCAGTCCTTGGAGAAAATTCTTCCTCCCAAGCCTGTTTCGCAGCTGACAGACATGGAAATTGACGAGTGTGAAGAGACAACCCTGCATGATGTCAACATTGATGAAGAATTGAGGAAGAAGCAGGCTCAGCAGCAGGAAGCTTACGATGAAGATGAGGAGATGCATGGAGGAGCCCAAAGAGTGCAATGTGCTCAGCAGTAAATGATTCATTGGGGAATTACTGATGATAGTCCGGAATTAATTAAAAGTGTGATTTCTTTGGAAGTATATTGTGACCTATATGACTAAATGGTTCTATAATTTTCTCTGTAAATGCCTGGTGTCCTAGTTTTGGCTTTTGACAGTACAATTGCCCCTTTGTGTGGATTTGTTGGCATTTATGGAGAACCATGTTTACATTGTTATTGACATTATTACGTAATTTTCTCGAGGAGTTGTCGTCGTCTTCTTCTTGTTTAATGGAGCTTTCCACGGGTGGTCGCGACACCGTCTTAAACCCGTGGCTTTTTCTTTCTCAGCACATTATATAATTTGTTCCACGACATTTAGGTCAATATTGCAGTTTAATTTATATGCCATTTTTTTCGAATCTCATTATGAAACGAATTTATTTGCAAACCcagttaaattttaattttaatatatttgataTTGTATTGGAAATAAATGCAACATTAAACTCATTAAAAATTGatcatatatatcatatattctATCCGTTTGttaatgttttattttaaaaataagttgttaaaatattaatattatataaattctttttatttttaaaattatcaaaaaaatgattgataatgtaatataaatagttatatgtatatatatatatattcgaaaataattcatgtaaatagttatatgtttatatatataaagaagtaattttaaaattttatcataaatggtaagtattcattaaaaaataaaattattttatattttaatatagaaAAAAATGTATAAATTATGTAAAAAGTAACAtaaatagttatatatataataattttaaaattttatcataaatgttaaatatttattaaaaataaaaatattttatattttaatttagaaatttttttgataaattatgtAAAAAATTTGGCAAACATCATCTAATAATAGTAAttataatgatgatgatgatgatggtgagatgatgatgatgatgataatgataataataataataatgacgacgacaaaaataatttttctgattCAGTAACTTGTCAACTTTTAGTTTGGTTCATTTCAAAATTAGATTTCGGTACACTGACATTTAGTTTCATTTTTCTTGCattcatttttaaatttataataggCTTACAAAGTATTTATACAAAGAAGATATGTTACGTCTAATTGTTGatatgatattagaaaatatTGTCGTGGCAtccaaaaaaatttgatatgtcAAGCTGACAAGTTAACAATTAAACTAAAATAATCGAAAATTAAAAGTATGTATATGCCAAAGTAAAAAGTTGAAAAATAAttgaaccaaaaccaaaaaaaactaaaataatcaaaaattaaaagtatGTATATGCCAAAGTAAAAAGTTGAAAAATAAttgaaccaaaaccaaaaaataatcTAAAAACGTGTTTTCCCCTACACTAATTCTGTTTATAAATCTATATTGAATGTATATTACAAATTCTGTTTTTTATCCATTATTTAcactaattaattatttttaattaaatacatATAGATTATACATTTATAATTTCCAGTAAATTGCcctatttatatataataatcattaaaagcataaataaaagaattttaaaaaaacccaGCGTACGCCATTTGAGGTAGGGTTGGAACTTGGAATTTCCCTTTGTAGTGGCAAAAGGATTGATACTCGAACCATTTTAAGAAATTATAATGTTTTAGACTTGCTCAACAACTAAAATTTGCCAAAGAATGCACCAATTGAGTTCTTGGGTTCAGAAAGTTTGTTgagtaaaacaatttaaaacttaATTCCGTTACATATAAACCAACAAAATTTGCTTTCAATTATCCTAATTCCGATTGGAGACGAAATCCTCTGCTACACTTGGTGCTACAAACCGTGCTACACTTTGCTAAAAACAACCTCGTTtgcacaaattattaaaaattaaattcattaaacaacatggatgaacaaaatataattaatcattgataaaatgttcgaTTCacctattttttaattaaaaaaatcatcaataaattgtTTTACTCATTTATCGTGCTTGAGACACAATTTATTGCCTATTTGAGGTATTTTTATTGCCTTAATTAAATAAgccataattaatatattatttcctCGACTTAGAACCTAAAGATGGTAACGAATCTGATAATTACATTACATTACATAACAATTATCATTATTAACGCGGTTTCTCTCTCTCTACTGAattattatgttaattaaatttatttttatacgtACGTAACATACATTCATTCTCACCATCATCAATTCCAAATTCATAATTCATTCTTATAATTTTTGACAAATACAATGGCTAACGGCGGCTTTCTTTCGCTCAACCCTTTTACAGGTTTTCCAGTTGTCGGCCCTCAAACTCCTCTCCTACGTCTTTGGGCCGAGACAGCAAAATTATATTGTTTCGATGCCCCACCGCTCGAACATCATCTTCAGCAGATGATCGATGGCCATACCATCATCCATCTCAACCCTCTTCCCATCGAAAACTACTCCGATCGAAATCGAAACAGAGGGTACTGCCACCAGTACTATCAGAAGAAGCGATATCCAACCACATCAAAACAAGCTGGGATGATTTGCTCGACCAAAGATTGCAACTGCGATATCAGACGACGCGTCCTTGCGAATTCCCCGTAGGGCCCTGCGGATGATCTCTCTGTCATCTGttccctttgattttctttaatgttcaaattggattttattggttgtatattgtttatttcTGATTTTGGTGAAAATCTTATTAGGAATCAAAATGATATCATTTATGAGATTATTCTATGCTACGCCTGGAGTACTTCTTTTCCtatgatgtggtcaaatatcaatcattggatcatcaacacatatgtcaatttccataaaaatatatgggtcCCACGTGATCTAATGATATTGAAATAGGGGAAGAAACACTcccggtgtagcatagactaaccATCATTTATGGTACGTATTTGGATATATATTGATTTGATTCTCAGCCATTCGATCAACTTCTAGCATTGAATCTTTCACCTTtgactttgattttgattttgattttgatttgctTGTTTGCAGGAACTTCCAAAATTTCTCAACTCATGTGTTATctcgttatatatatatatatatatatatatatatatatacaattttgctatcctgcccactcaccgtgcccacctaatgtgcccaccatgaggtggcactcaactattggatgtgatgaattgtgcgtccaatagttgagtgtcacctcatggtgggcacattaggtgggcacggtgggtgggcaggatagcaaaactctctctctctatatatatatatatatatatatatatatatatatatatatatatatatatatactgcaAGCACAATTTAATGCATAAATTTCAATCAACACCACCTAAGATTGGTTCTAATTACACTAACACAGGCATCCCTATGTCACATCGAATATATGTACGTCGTCATTATATATCTATTTgtactataaaagtatgaatggtGGGAAAAGTTTTTGCATTGTAAAATTTCATTAATGCCCAAATTTTGTTCATTAGAGTGCAAAATGTGATGAGTATTTTGGGAAGTTAGATGATAAAAATAAGGGCAATATTGTAAGTCAAAATATTTGGATGTAATTGTGCTATTAATTGTGTCATTAATCATCCTAAATTCATTATATAACATTTCTATCATCTATTTTTCTCTTGTAAATTATTATTGTGGAGTTTCTAAGtggatatatttatttatttatttattttaaattattattagcATTATTGGTGagaattttgttttaaaaaatgtagATATTGGCGATAAATTAAGAGACACACTATAaactaataattttaatatcgataatataaacataaaatactAATAAAGAGAAATAGATATTTTGGAAAGTTAGATGATAAAAATAAGGGCAATATTAAGTCAAATTATTTAGATGTAATTGTGCTTTTAATTGTGTCATTAATAATCCTAAATTCATTGTACAGCATTTACATCATCTATTTTTCTCTTGTAAGTTATTATTGTGTAGTCTTCTAATtggatatataaatatatatactattatcgataatataaacataaaatactAATAAAGAGAGAGATATTTTGGGAAGTTggatgataaaaataatgacaatatTCTAAATCAAATGATTTAGATGTAATTGCGCTATTAATTATGTCATTAATCATCCTAAATTCATTGTACAACATTCTATCATCTATTTTCTCTTGTAAATTATTATTGTGGAGTCTTCTAATtggatatataaatatatatatttattttaagttttttttttatcacatatacttattttaagttattattagcATTATTGGTGATAATTTTATCTTAAAAAATGTAGATATCGACATGAAGTAAATTAAGAGGAATTAGAAATTAATAATACTATTAccgataatataaaaataaaatactaataaagagaaataaaattatttagataataaaaaattattttagtatgaatttatcatattaaaatacATAATGAGTTATATGCAAATTGAAATAAATATGGCAATGAATAAAAATGCACATAATATTTGCACTATCAGTCCATCACAACAAAAATTActaattgtttgaaattttttagtAATATTTACACTTCAATAAAGATGTGTTTAAGAGAATACATGAATAGAGAACATGATTGTATatgttattttaatataaaataatatttaatgaaactctcatttatatataataaaaataaaaaattgataatatgctaatacaaaatattatagtagaaagaaaaaaaaaataaaatatttcatcgcAAAAATAACTCAATGATTTTTGCCAAAAAATTAATTGTAATGTTTactattttttgcaaaattttAGTGCATTCATTATGTTTTTTACtattagtattttattaaaatttcttCTACTATCATtactataattatatataattataattattatttaggaTGTGCAGTTTATGATTATACGTTTATAatttaaaagtgattaaaaataaaaatatatatagaggtatggttataataaaatatttatatataaaaatgaatTATAAATCATTGGTATTACATTTGATATGTTTAACTTTTAGTTGGTAAAAAAAACAGCAAATTAAGCATTTAATATGAAAAATTTAGAATGAGAATTaaaataatgattaaaaatattaattaatatttaatgaaactctcattaatatataatatgtagtaaagattataaaaaaataaagatagtagaaattttaataaaatactaataGTAAGAAACATAATGAATGCACTAAATTAAGCAGAAATATTTTAgtgcattaaaaaaaatatttctacaACAATTATTCTTACATATTTAAAAACCAAAAGAGTGACCAATTTTAGTTtctattttatatacaaaagtATAGTTTTTATCATAATTTTCAATACAAATATATAAACACTAATtactattaaaaattatttaaactcTTTCTTGGGTATGTGATTTAACTTTATATGTATGATAATACACATATATTGCAACTAATAGAAATTTatgattataaatttaaaatttaaaattaattaaaaataaaaaaatagagagTTATGAgtaattatgaaatatttatgtagtaacccagattccattttaatataataatatgttaaacatgattaatgatTAGTAATTAACTGATTCCGGAGtttaatttgggcttttgactttgggccggatcggaagctccgaactcagatcggaagctccgatcctagccacttcggaagctcagcggaagcactgagatcggaagctctaatcctggaacggacgttccgatctccagcttccagcaatgctcgatgactcagccgcgagttttgacaagtgttgaacgtagagaagatcggaagctccgatcgcccgatcggaagtttcgatcccgacgtgtcacacatgcacgcagtgagctggatcggaagctccgatcctgaaatcggaagttccgatcctggccgggaattttgcctataaatagggctcgttcgatttcattttgaaatacgaatttccaagtttctttcttcagttatatagtgtgagatatacacttgagggccctatcggttataatagaggttttggaataaccaaggtgtggttatagtcatccgggactagcgactccaaagggctaactacggacgaaggtatggtccgggaatctgtttaagttttgggagtacttattagcttagttaaggcttatagaatttatgtagtgatacggtgaacttttgaatataggcttggaacctaggatcctattttacttgaactagcctagagatacgtacacattgactgagattgccagcgagtatacatgtttatatgttgcatttatttgacattattatatggcatgatatatgatttaccgctttctatatttatatgtcatgtgcatatacacgttgagcctataacTTGTTATatctgactatagagccgctcagctctatattcgatagtctgtcactgagagtaccgcgacggcgggggcatttatatctgtctactctggtgtactagacgagtgtggttgcacccagaggttgatccgtgcggtggcagcactcatgtggcgctggctctgagcatgattttcggatgacccgttaccagtcatcatgttgcatgcatcatatatttacgtgtactcatgtttatgtactgggcgttagcgctcacgtcctagttgttatcttggacaccctattccatggggcaggtcgcaggatggacggagctggtagttcaaggcaggactagggagcaggagccttgaggattttattatacagcaggattcgatatagctgtataatgtttactgtttaagtcttcgatttggttgtatcgctacagatttaagcctggattttattactaagccgatatgtattttatggttttgtttccgtatgttttactctattaagttattttgctgtattaagtttaatgcatgctattagttgccagttagtaggtgataccatgcagggtcactacatttttggtatcagagcatgcttagattttgggattagtacttgggatttagtttagtcttgagtaattcttgcgcattgggattttaatgtgcaattctttttaggatatggctgacgagagtcacggtagtgttggccagggaggtggtcatcatcatcgtcgccatcatcatcaggatgatcgacatcatcatcatgagggtagacgtcactactctatcaataagttcatgcaagtaggaccgaaacccttggtgggaggcgagaatcctgaacaagctagaagttggatatctaaactcgagagtacttttcgtgattttgattgtactgaggatcagaaattggaagttctagaatttgttctagaggatcgagcacgtttttggtgggatgccaaagttgctcaggcacgtactgagagaggacaggtgacttggggggatttctgtcggaagtttcagaaattgtattttcctccggctgttcgccaagcacgatctatggagttgcttactctgaggcaaggatcaatgactattgatcaatatcagcaacgatttcttgatctgctacctttcagtcctcatattaatgagagtgatgcgtcgaagtatgatatctttctacaaggtttaaaccaagatatctactctcaggttgtcgtctgtgttgactcggtatcttttgagactttggtgaaccgttgccgtcttgtggagactagcaacaggcgagCATAGTTGATGAtgtcagcacagcctagtggatcttttgagcctcgagctcaatctgttgtgcaatctggacctacgtctttttctactcctactacttcatctggatctcgtggtttacgaggtatgttccgttttgggaagaagaagaagaaggaggagttttgtagtcactgtaGAGGGAAGTATTCTGCAACTTCATGTCGGAAatctactggtgcttgttatatttgcggtcaacagggacatctgcggagagattgttctcagcgcatgggttctgctagtggatcgggatcacaggttggatctcaggcttttat
Proteins encoded:
- the LOC140879576 gene encoding dnaJ protein homolog — translated: MFGRAPKKSDNSRYYEILGVPKTATPDDLKKAYKKAAIKNHPDKGGDPEKFKELAHAYEVLSDPEKREIYDQYGEDALKEGMGGGGGMHDPFDIFSSFFGGSPFGGGGSSRGRRQRRGEDVVHPLKVSLEELYAGTTKKLSLSRNVLCSKCNGKGSKSGASMKCTGCQGSGMKVTIRQLGPGMIQQMQHPCNECKGTGESINDKDRCPQCKGEKVVQEKKVLEVHVEKGMQNGQKVTFPGEADEAPDTVTGDIVFVLQQKEHPKFKRKGDDLFVEHTLSLTEALCGFQFVLTHLDSRQLLIKSLPGEVVKPGSYKAINDEGMPMYQRPFVRGKLYIHFNVEFPDTLNLDQVQSLEKILPPKPVSQLTDMEIDECEETTLHDVNIDEELRKKQAQQQEAYDEDEEMHGGAQRVQCAQQ